A window of Phytoactinopolyspora mesophila contains these coding sequences:
- the ggt gene encoding gamma-glutamyltransferase, with protein MTHTRQVRHLPAVILTAFCALLLVVTYVTPSQAAPREIDKQPTATGYGGAVAALDPYGAEAGLDILRRGGNAVDAAVAASAALGVTRPYDGSIGGGGFMVIYSAETGEVTTIDSRETAPAAVEPDVFIDPETGNPIPFQERRVSGLSVGVPGLVRGWERALSDYGTMPLHRVLQPAIGIAQRGFVVDDEHQRRTENNLAVFRDFTSSSDTFLVDGEAPQAGTVIRNRDLAKTYRLIGRHGSAAFYEGEIAEAIAGAVTNPPVTPGSDRNVRAGEMTTDDLAAYEALEHEPTVVNYRGHQVFGMGPPSSGGSTVGEALNILEGFDLGEMEHADALHHLIESSALAFADRNAYLGDAAYVDVPLQGLLSKEFAAERRALVGDVAAPKPVAAGDPWPYDDGDGGTAGDPATTSEDGSTTHLTVADKHGNVVSYTFTIEQIGGSGITVPGYGFLLNNELTDFEPDPDHPANAPAPGKRPRSSMSPTIVLGPDGEPTAAFGSPGGARIITAALQVAVNQLDLGMSLPEAIAAPRLSNLNGASTGTEPELLNGPEGAALRARGHQLSQLGTIGNVTGVAFLPDGRMQAAAEPERLGGGAAVVLHPSD; from the coding sequence GTGACCCACACCCGACAGGTACGACATCTACCAGCCGTCATCTTGACGGCCTTCTGTGCTCTGCTGCTGGTCGTCACATACGTCACGCCCAGCCAGGCAGCGCCACGAGAGATCGACAAGCAGCCGACGGCTACCGGCTACGGCGGCGCGGTAGCGGCGCTTGACCCGTATGGTGCCGAGGCCGGCCTGGACATCCTGCGCCGCGGCGGCAATGCCGTCGATGCCGCGGTGGCGGCGTCGGCCGCGTTGGGAGTCACCCGTCCGTACGACGGCAGTATCGGCGGCGGCGGTTTCATGGTGATCTACTCGGCCGAGACCGGCGAGGTCACCACCATCGACTCACGCGAGACCGCGCCCGCGGCCGTCGAACCGGACGTCTTCATCGATCCGGAGACCGGCAACCCCATCCCGTTCCAGGAACGACGAGTGTCCGGCCTGTCGGTGGGTGTCCCCGGCCTCGTGCGCGGTTGGGAGCGGGCGCTCTCCGACTACGGCACGATGCCCCTCCATCGTGTGTTGCAGCCCGCCATCGGCATCGCTCAGCGCGGATTCGTCGTCGACGACGAGCACCAGCGTCGTACTGAGAACAACCTTGCCGTCTTCCGCGACTTCACCTCCAGCAGTGACACGTTCCTCGTCGACGGCGAGGCGCCGCAGGCCGGGACCGTCATCCGCAACCGCGATCTGGCCAAGACGTACCGGCTCATCGGCCGACACGGCTCGGCGGCGTTCTACGAGGGCGAGATCGCCGAAGCCATCGCCGGCGCGGTCACCAACCCGCCTGTGACGCCAGGCTCGGACCGCAACGTCCGCGCAGGTGAGATGACCACCGATGACCTCGCCGCCTATGAGGCCCTCGAGCACGAACCGACGGTCGTGAACTACCGCGGTCACCAGGTGTTCGGCATGGGCCCGCCGTCCAGCGGTGGATCCACGGTGGGCGAGGCGCTGAACATCCTGGAGGGCTTCGACCTGGGTGAGATGGAGCACGCGGACGCGTTGCACCATCTGATCGAGAGTTCGGCCCTGGCCTTCGCGGACCGCAACGCCTACCTCGGCGACGCCGCGTACGTCGACGTGCCGCTGCAGGGACTGCTGTCGAAGGAGTTCGCCGCTGAACGGCGGGCCCTCGTCGGCGACGTCGCGGCTCCGAAGCCGGTGGCCGCCGGCGACCCGTGGCCCTACGACGACGGCGACGGCGGCACCGCGGGCGATCCGGCCACCACCTCGGAGGATGGCTCGACGACCCACCTCACCGTCGCCGACAAGCACGGCAATGTCGTGAGCTACACGTTCACCATCGAGCAGATCGGTGGCAGCGGTATCACCGTTCCCGGCTACGGGTTCCTGCTGAACAACGAGCTCACGGACTTCGAACCGGATCCGGATCACCCGGCCAACGCACCCGCGCCGGGCAAGCGGCCGCGAAGCAGCATGAGCCCGACGATCGTGCTCGGCCCCGACGGCGAGCCGACCGCCGCTTTCGGTTCCCCGGGTGGCGCCCGGATCATCACGGCCGCCCTGCAGGTCGCGGTGAACCAGCTGGACCTGGGCATGAGTCTGCCGGAGGCGATCGCCGCACCGAGGCTGTCCAACCTCAACGGCGCGAGCACCGGCACCGAGCCGGAACTGCTGAATGGACCTGAGGGCGCGGCACTCAGAGCGCGCGGGCACCAGCTGAGCCAGCTCGGAACCATCGGCAACGTGACCGGCGTGGCGTTCCTGCCTGACGGACGTATGCAAGCGGCCGCCGAACCGGAACGCCTCGGCGGCGGGGCCGCCGTCGTGCTCCACCCGTCCGACTAG